The genomic window GTCAGCCAGTACAGGTCGCTCATCCACTCTCTCCTCACGGAGCCTGAATCAGATCGCGCCTCCCACATCAATGGGTCCTGACCCTAGGCAGCTTCTACAACAACCTGAATATGTTCTATATGACGCTGATGATGGTCGCGCCGATGGTAGTCGCGATGATCCTCGCCATGCGCCATATGTTTCCTTCCAGGGCGGCGAACAGCGCACTAATTATCGGCTCGATCGCGGTCTTCCTCGGCAGCTACGCGCTGATCCGGACGCAGACGACGATCGGAGACCGGGCGTTCACGCGGTCGATGATTCCGCATCACTCGGGCGCGATCCTGATGTGCCAAGAGGCGTCGCTCCGTGATCCCGAGTTGAAAGCGCTATGCGGCGAAATCATCAAGGGGCAGCGCCGCGAGATCGATCAGATGAAGGCCATTCTTCCCCGGCTTTGAACCGAAGCGCGACTGATAGGACAAGCCACCCAACGATTATCGCTTCGGCGGATGAGGGGGGCGCGCTTCCGGCGCGTAGAAAATTGACACGACCCGAGGAGATCGAGCTGCGTATTGTACCCGTGCTGGCGACCCTTGCCTTGCTCGCTACCCCGGCCCTAGCCCAGCAGGCGGGGCATCAGGGCATGAACCATCAAGGCATGGATCATTCCAAGATGATGCAGCCAACCGCGGCCAACCCCTACGGCCCGGCCGAGATGGACATGCACCAGAAGATGATGGCGGCGAAGGGAGCCGATGCCGGCGAGACGTGGATTCGCAAGATGATCGAGCATCACCGCGGTGCGGTCGCGATGTCGCAGATCGCGCTTCGCAGTTCCCAGAATGCAGAGGTCCGGGGCGAGGCGCAGAAAGCCATCACAAGCCAGAACCGCGAAATCGCGACCCTGAATGCGATGCTCCGCAAAATGGGCAAGCCTGCTCAATAACCGCATGGTCCCGCTCCAATCGGACGGGACCGCCAACGATGCTTCGACCAAGATCTGTATGCGCTACCTGATCGCCGCGCTGGCGCTGGGCGTTCGTCGGACGACCTTGGCGGCGACGTGACGGTGAAGGCCGAGCGGGGGACACGCCAGTTCGCGACCGGCGACCGCATCATGTTCCTTCGCAACGAACGGGGCATGGGGGTCAAGAACGGCACGCTCGCCCGATCGAGCGGGTATCGCCCGAGGGCATGGCGGTGCGCCTCGATGACGGGCGCGGTGTCGCGTTCGACACCAAGGATTATGCCCATGTCGATCATGGCTATGCCGCCACCATCCATAAATCGCAGGGGGTGACGGTCGATCGCGCCCCTGTCCTCGCCACCCCCGGCATGGACCGGCACAGCGCCTATGTCGGCATGTCGCGGCATCGCGACGACGTGCATCTCCATTACGGCCGCGCGACTTCGCCGACCAGCGCCAGCTCGTCCGCGCCCTGTCGCGCGACCGGGCAAGGGACATGGCGGGCGACCATGCCCGGCCCGAGCAGGACCAGGCCCGCGCGTTCGACCGGTTGCGTGCCGCGATAGAAGGTCAGGACCGTGAGCTGGCATTGCTACGCCGTGCCGTGGAGGGCTTGGCGGCCGAGCGCGCCGCGCGATCAACGTGCCCGACTACAGCAAGGCGCTTGGCGTGCTTCAGCAGGGCGTGGACACGGCGACCGGCCGCATCGACCATGTTGTCCATATTCTTTCCAAAGCCCCGGTCATGGCGATGACGCCCAAGCAGATGGCGCAGCGCATCGCGGCGTGAACGCTCGGCCTACCACGTTAGGAAGCAGGGCAGCGCCTAATGCAGAGCGCCAGCCCGACCGCGTTCCGTGGGATCGTCGCGGCCGACAGAATCGTGACGGTTAATCGCGAAGCGATTGAAAGGTGCGTAGAAGCTGCTGCGAAAGCCCGTGAGACGGTGCGATGCACCGTCAAGGTCGCGCCCGCCCCATAAAGTAACAACGCGGACTTTTGAGGCTTCAGCCGGTGTCATGACCGTTTCAGGCCGGTGCACTTATGATCGCGAGGCGGGCGCGTGCGGATCAACGCACAATCCTTTTACGCGCCCGCCCCGAAAGCCCTCAGGCAAAATAGGGCTCTCTATTGCGTCACCGCGAAGCCGGCCTTCTCTATGGCCCGCTTGAGTTGCTGTACATCGGCCGTCGAGCTTACCGAAACGGTCTTGCTCGCCAAGTCGACGTTGACGACGGCCTTGGCATCGACGCGCTGAAGCGCGCTGGTCACACCGCGCGCACAGCCTCCGCAGGTCATTCCCTGAACTTTGAAATCGATCATCTTCGTTCTTCCATGAGGTGGATGAAGCAGATGTGGGGTTTGACACTGTGTCAGGGTCAAGGGGTGTATTTAGCTGTTGACCTTGACACGATGTGAGGGACGATAAGGCCATCGACTCAGTAGTGGAGACGACCATGAGCGCCCCGGCGCAGCTGCCAATGCAGACACAGGCGAGAAGCGAAGACAGGCTGTCGCTGGCCATCGATGGCATGACCTGCGCGACGTGTGTCGGGCGGGTGGAGCGCGCCATCGCCGGGGTGCCGGGCGTCGCCGGCGTCTCGGTCAATCTCGCGACGGAGCGCGCGAACGTCGAGTTCGTCGATGGACGATCCGATGTCGCTGCCGTAGCCGATGCGGTTCTTGCGGCGGGCTACACCCCGTTGACGCAAACGACCGAGTTGACGATCACGGGCATGACCTGCGCCTCATGTGTCGGCCGGGTCGAGAAGGCGCTGCTGAAAGTGCCCGGCGTCCGCTCCGCGAGTGTCAACCTGGCAGCCGAGACGGCGCGGATCGAAACGGTGGGTGGCGTCCCCACTTATGTCTTGGTCGAGGCCGTCGAAAGCGCTGGTTACACCGCATTCGCGCGCACCGGATCGGCGGAGGCGGAACGAAGCGCCGAGGACGCCCGCCGCGACGCAGCCGCAACAAGAGAGCTCCGCCACGTGCTGATCGCCGCGGCGCTGTCGCTGCCGCTGGTCGTTCCGATGCTGCTGGCCCCGTTCGGTATCGAGGTGGCGGTGCCGGGCTGGATCCAGCTGCTGCTCGCGACGCCCGTGCAGTTCTGGCTGGGCGCGCGCTTCTATCGCGCGGGTTGGAAGGCCGCGCGCGCCCGAACCGGCAACATGGACCTGTTGGTCGCGATCGGCACATCGGCCGCCTACGGGCTCAGCCTCTACCAGCTGCTGTTCGCGCCGATGCACGGCATGGATGCGCATTATTACTTCGAGGCTTCGGCCGTCGTCATCACCCTTATCCTGCTCGGCAAATGGCTCGAAGGCCGCGCCAAGCGTCAGACCGGAGAGGCGATCCGCGCGCTGATGGCGCTGCGGCCCGACCAGGCTCGCGTTGTCGGCACCGACGGCAGCGAACGAGAGATTGCCCTGGCGGAGGTGCGCTCGGGTGACCGCGTCCGCGTCCGGCCCGGCGAGCGCATCCCCGTCGATGGACGACTGATCGAGGGAGCAACCCATGTCGATGAATCCATGCTCACCGGAGAGAGCCTTCCGGTCGCCAAGGCCGCTGGAGACCCAGTGACCGGCGGATCGATCAACGCGGACGGCCTCATCCTGGTCGAGACGACGGCGGTGGGGGCTGAGACCACCCTCGCTCGCATCGTGCGCCTTGTCGAAAGCGCGCAGGGCGCCAAGGCTCCGATCCAGCGGCTCGTCGACAAGGTCAGCGCCGTGTTCGTGCCAATCGTCCTCGTCATAGCCGCGCTGACCCTCGCCGGCTGGCTGATCGCCGGCGCCGGAGCGGAAGTCGCGATCCTGAACGCGGTCGCGGTGCTCGTCATCGCCTGTCCGTGCGCGCTCGGCCTGGCCACGCCGACCGCGATCATGGCCGGCACGGGCGTTGCCGCGCGGGCCGGTGTCCTCATCAAGGACGCGGAGGCGCTGGAGACCGCGCACCGCATCAACATCGTCGCGTTCGACAAGACCGGCACGCTGACCGAGGGCAAGCCCTCGCTGCTGGCCGCACTGCCGGCCGAGGGGGCCGAACGCGCCGAGCTGATCGCGCTCGCCGCGGCGCTTCAGGCTGGAAGCGAGCATCCGCTCGCCCGGGCCGTCTTGGCGTGGGCCAGCTCGGAAGGCGTCGAACCCGCCCGCGCCAACGGGATGCGCGGCCTGCCCGGCCGCGGGGTTGCTGCAGACGTCAACGGCCGCAACCTGATCCTCGGCAGCACGCGCTTGATGGACGACGAAGCTATCGTGATGACACCGCTGGCGAGTGAGGCGGCCAGGCTGGAAGCCGAGGGACGGACGGTCTCCTGGGTCGCGGAACGCGCGCCCGAACGCCGCCTTCTCGGCCTTCTGGCGTTCGGCGACGAGGTCAAGGCTTCCGCCGCTGCTGCCGTGGCGGCGCTGCATGGCCGTGGCATACGCAGCGTGATGCTGACCGGAGACAATGCGGGAAGCGCCCGCGCAGCGGCGGCCAAGCTCGGCATCGACGATTTCGTTGCCAATGTCCTGCCGGAAGGAAAGTCGGATGCGGTGGCAGCATTGCGGGGCGGGGACCGCACGGTCGCGATGGTCGGGGACGGCGTCAACGACGCCCCTGCCCTCGCTGCAGCAGATGTCGGCATCGCCATGTCAACCG from Roseomonas aeriglobus includes these protein-coding regions:
- a CDS encoding DUF305 domain-containing protein produces the protein MFYMTLMMVAPMVVAMILAMRHMFPSRAANSALIIGSIAVFLGSYALIRTQTTIGDRAFTRSMIPHHSGAILMCQEASLRDPELKALCGEIIKGQRREIDQMKAILPRL
- a CDS encoding DUF305 domain-containing protein codes for the protein MTRPEEIELRIVPVLATLALLATPALAQQAGHQGMNHQGMDHSKMMQPTAANPYGPAEMDMHQKMMAAKGADAGETWIRKMIEHHRGAVAMSQIALRSSQNAEVRGEAQKAITSQNREIATLNAMLRKMGKPAQ
- a CDS encoding heavy-metal-associated domain-containing protein, whose amino-acid sequence is MIDFKVQGMTCGGCARGVTSALQRVDAKAVVNVDLASKTVSVSSTADVQQLKRAIEKAGFAVTQ
- a CDS encoding copper-translocating P-type ATPase is translated as MQTQARSEDRLSLAIDGMTCATCVGRVERAIAGVPGVAGVSVNLATERANVEFVDGRSDVAAVADAVLAAGYTPLTQTTELTITGMTCASCVGRVEKALLKVPGVRSASVNLAAETARIETVGGVPTYVLVEAVESAGYTAFARTGSAEAERSAEDARRDAAATRELRHVLIAAALSLPLVVPMLLAPFGIEVAVPGWIQLLLATPVQFWLGARFYRAGWKAARARTGNMDLLVAIGTSAAYGLSLYQLLFAPMHGMDAHYYFEASAVVITLILLGKWLEGRAKRQTGEAIRALMALRPDQARVVGTDGSEREIALAEVRSGDRVRVRPGERIPVDGRLIEGATHVDESMLTGESLPVAKAAGDPVTGGSINADGLILVETTAVGAETTLARIVRLVESAQGAKAPIQRLVDKVSAVFVPIVLVIAALTLAGWLIAGAGAEVAILNAVAVLVIACPCALGLATPTAIMAGTGVAARAGVLIKDAEALETAHRINIVAFDKTGTLTEGKPSLLAALPAEGAERAELIALAAALQAGSEHPLARAVLAWASSEGVEPARANGMRGLPGRGVAADVNGRNLILGSTRLMDDEAIVMTPLASEAARLEAEGRTVSWVAERAPERRLLGLLAFGDEVKASAAAAVAALHGRGIRSVMLTGDNAGSARAAAAKLGIDDFVANVLPEGKSDAVAALRGGDRTVAMVGDGVNDAPALAAADVGIAMSTGTDVAMHAAGITLMRGDPRLVADAIDISKRTYSKIRQGLFWAFIYNLVGIPLAAFGYLSPVIAGAAMALSSVSVVANALTLRRWRPTAA